A stretch of Paludisphaera borealis DNA encodes these proteins:
- a CDS encoding alpha/beta fold hydrolase has product MRRLIATLAVGLVCGTFARAQSPADFAQTAAYVAALQNKDGGFGAAAGQPSSLGSTSTALRILHYVGGSVPDVIGCIKFVKSCQVEGGGFAQTPGGKPDSLTTSSGLMAAAELKIADQKMIDSAIAYFHDNSKAFEEVRLAIAALEAVGAKSPDFERWLEPFHKLRQPDGGFGGGADAAFNAGTYAATVLRTGATLQNSEMAVAAIKAGQQADGGWSKNGGPSDLGSSYRVMRALFMLKEKPDVDRLLGFIARCRHSDGSYSSTPGTPGNLGGTYTATIITNWLRRLGGEPPVVETAGYTPMFNGKDLTGWEGDTSVWAVRDGLLVGKSNGLDHNEFLAFKEPYRDFVLSLSFRLINGSGNSGVQFRSVRVPGTEMSGYQADIGEGYWASLYDESRRNKTLVKGSEDALKKLNKDGWNRYVVRAFGDKITIHLNGALAVEYRETDPGVARDGLIAVQVHGGPPMEVQFKDIQIQRVPSPDEADAKSPGFHLQSVDTEKGPYKYTVYVPENYDASKTYPAILFLHGGGERGNDGKIPSQVGFGPAIVHRPGGVPAVVVFPQARETWKADSDDAKAALKALDAVSSTYKVDPKRVIVTGLSMGGMGSLSLAAKYPEKFAAVVLVCGPGKVEDVEKFKNLPIRGYVGDADSPRVHLGMRTLIEALRATGAHPGYTEFRGVGHLSWNRAYNDPDLIDWMVAQRRP; this is encoded by the coding sequence ATGAGACGCTTGATTGCAACCCTCGCCGTCGGCCTCGTCTGCGGCACCTTCGCCCGGGCGCAATCGCCGGCCGATTTCGCCCAGACCGCGGCCTACGTGGCGGCCCTCCAGAACAAGGACGGCGGCTTCGGAGCGGCGGCCGGACAGCCCTCGTCGCTCGGTTCGACGAGCACGGCGCTCCGGATTCTCCACTACGTCGGCGGCTCGGTCCCTGACGTGATCGGGTGCATCAAGTTCGTGAAGTCGTGCCAGGTCGAAGGCGGCGGCTTCGCCCAGACGCCGGGCGGCAAGCCCGACTCGCTGACGACCTCGTCCGGCCTCATGGCGGCGGCCGAACTCAAAATCGCCGATCAGAAGATGATCGACTCCGCGATCGCCTACTTCCACGACAACTCCAAGGCGTTCGAGGAGGTTCGGCTGGCGATCGCGGCTCTCGAAGCCGTCGGTGCCAAATCACCCGACTTCGAGCGGTGGCTGGAGCCGTTCCACAAGCTCCGACAGCCCGACGGCGGTTTCGGCGGCGGCGCGGACGCGGCGTTTAACGCGGGGACCTACGCCGCCACCGTGCTACGCACCGGCGCCACGCTCCAAAACTCCGAGATGGCGGTCGCCGCGATCAAGGCCGGACAGCAGGCCGACGGCGGCTGGTCGAAGAACGGCGGACCGTCCGACCTTGGCAGCAGCTACCGCGTCATGCGGGCGCTCTTCATGCTCAAAGAGAAGCCCGACGTCGACCGCCTGCTCGGTTTCATCGCCCGCTGCCGACACTCGGACGGCAGCTATTCCTCCACGCCGGGAACGCCCGGAAACCTGGGGGGGACGTATACCGCGACGATCATCACCAACTGGCTGCGCAGGCTCGGTGGCGAGCCCCCGGTCGTCGAGACGGCCGGCTATACGCCGATGTTCAACGGCAAGGACCTGACCGGCTGGGAAGGCGATACGTCGGTCTGGGCGGTCCGCGACGGCCTGCTCGTCGGCAAGTCGAACGGGCTCGACCACAACGAGTTTCTGGCGTTCAAGGAACCGTATCGCGATTTCGTCCTATCCCTCTCGTTCCGCCTGATCAACGGCTCGGGCAACAGCGGCGTCCAGTTCCGCAGCGTCCGCGTGCCGGGAACCGAGATGTCGGGCTACCAGGCCGATATCGGCGAAGGCTACTGGGCCAGCCTGTACGACGAATCCCGGCGCAACAAGACGCTCGTCAAGGGCTCGGAAGACGCCCTGAAGAAGCTCAACAAAGACGGCTGGAACCGCTACGTCGTCCGCGCCTTCGGCGACAAGATCACGATCCACCTGAACGGCGCCCTGGCCGTCGAGTATCGCGAGACCGACCCCGGCGTCGCTCGCGACGGCCTGATCGCCGTCCAGGTCCACGGCGGCCCCCCGATGGAGGTCCAGTTCAAGGACATCCAGATCCAGCGCGTGCCGTCGCCCGATGAAGCCGACGCAAAGTCGCCCGGCTTCCACCTTCAGAGCGTCGACACGGAGAAGGGCCCGTACAAGTACACGGTTTACGTCCCCGAGAACTACGACGCGAGCAAGACGTACCCGGCGATCCTCTTCCTGCACGGCGGAGGCGAGCGCGGGAACGACGGCAAGATTCCCTCGCAGGTCGGTTTCGGCCCGGCGATCGTCCATCGCCCGGGGGGCGTTCCGGCCGTCGTCGTCTTCCCCCAGGCTCGTGAGACCTGGAAAGCCGATTCCGACGACGCCAAGGCCGCGCTCAAGGCCCTCGACGCCGTGTCCTCGACTTACAAGGTCGACCCGAAACGGGTGATCGTCACCGGCCTGTCGATGGGCGGCATGGGATCGTTGAGCCTGGCGGCGAAGTATCCGGAGAAGTTCGCGGCCGTCGTGCTGGTCTGCGGTCCAGGAAAGGTCGAGGACGTCGAGAAGTTCAAGAACCTGCCGATCCGGGGCTACGTCGGCGACGCCGATTCGCCGCGCGTCCATCTTGGGATGCGGACCCTGATCGAAGCCCTCCGCGCGACGGGCGCGCATCCCGGTTACACAGAGTTCCGGGGCGTCGGCCACCTGAGCTGGAACCGGGCGTACAACGATCCCGACCTGATCGACTGGATGGTCGCCCAGCGCCGGCCCTGA